A genomic stretch from uncultured Cohaesibacter sp. includes:
- a CDS encoding short-chain fatty acyl-CoA regulator family protein — translation MAEKLFVGPKVRTLRESHDLTQATFAERIGISTSYLNQIENNQRPLTAPVLLSLSHNFNLSLNDFASADTNRVLADLKEALAEPLFRDTNPGLQELKMATSNSPWLTQAFLTLHQAHRRANERLMVMDDALSAQSYEGADRAILPYEEVRDYFHYHDNYIDELDLAAEDLARRHGMLEGNRLSQFQAYLEDRHAVRVRLTENPANDQTLRRFDEENRILNLNGSLDSASLSFLLAHQIAIMEYSDLIDVRINKANLRSKAAEAIARLGLGNYFAGALCLPYQRFLEVARETRHDIDRMRHHFGASQEQICHRLSSMQRPGARGVPFYFLRVDRAGNVTKRHSATRFQFARFGGACPLWNVHEAFEAPSRFLVQVAEMPDGIRYLCVATSITKLGSGYHAPVRRYAIGLGCELSYADEVIYSDGLNLKSDAGVTEIGVSCRICERQKCHQRAAPPVDRRLIVNPHFRQFVPFELANNSHDE, via the coding sequence ATGGCAGAGAAGCTATTCGTTGGTCCAAAAGTGCGAACCTTACGCGAAAGCCATGACCTGACGCAGGCGACTTTTGCCGAACGCATCGGCATTTCAACTTCTTACCTGAACCAGATCGAGAATAACCAAAGGCCCCTCACGGCCCCTGTGCTGCTCTCGCTAAGCCACAATTTCAACCTTTCCCTCAACGACTTCGCATCAGCGGACACAAACCGTGTGCTGGCCGATCTCAAGGAGGCCCTTGCAGAGCCTTTATTCCGCGACACCAATCCTGGTCTGCAGGAATTGAAGATGGCGACGTCAAACTCTCCCTGGCTCACACAGGCCTTTCTAACTCTGCATCAGGCACACAGGCGCGCCAATGAACGCCTTATGGTAATGGATGATGCTTTGTCTGCCCAGTCATACGAAGGGGCTGATCGGGCGATTTTGCCCTATGAGGAAGTAAGGGACTATTTCCACTATCACGACAATTATATTGATGAACTCGATTTGGCAGCAGAAGACCTTGCGCGACGGCATGGCATGCTGGAAGGCAACCGACTGAGCCAGTTTCAGGCCTATCTGGAAGACCGGCACGCCGTGCGCGTGCGCCTGACGGAAAATCCTGCAAATGACCAGACTCTGCGCCGCTTTGACGAAGAAAATCGCATCCTCAATCTCAACGGGTCTCTCGACTCCGCGTCTCTTTCCTTCTTGCTCGCCCACCAGATCGCGATCATGGAATATAGTGATCTGATCGATGTCCGCATCAACAAGGCCAACCTGCGCTCCAAAGCAGCCGAGGCGATTGCACGGCTCGGGCTGGGCAACTATTTTGCGGGCGCATTATGCCTGCCCTATCAGAGGTTTCTCGAGGTCGCACGCGAGACAAGGCATGACATCGACCGCATGCGCCATCATTTCGGCGCTTCTCAAGAGCAGATCTGCCATCGCCTTTCTTCCATGCAAAGGCCCGGAGCACGCGGCGTTCCCTTCTATTTTCTGCGTGTTGACAGGGCTGGCAATGTCACCAAGCGCCACTCAGCAACCCGCTTTCAATTTGCCCGCTTTGGCGGTGCCTGTCCGCTCTGGAACGTACATGAAGCCTTCGAGGCACCTAGTCGTTTTTTGGTGCAAGTTGCCGAAATGCCTGATGGAATCCGCTATCTCTGCGTGGCAACGAGCATCACCAAGCTCGGCTCGGGCTATCATGCGCCCGTGCGCCGATATGCCATTGGACTTGGCTGCGAACTCTCCTATGCGGATGAGGTCATCTATTCCGACGGGCTCAACCTCAAGAGTGACGCGGGCGTTACGGAAATCGGCGTTTCCTGCCGCATTTGCGAAAGGCAGAAATGCCATCAGCGAGCAGCGCCGCCAGTTGACCGCCGGCTTATCGTCAACCCGCATTTTCGTCAATTTGTGCCATTTGAGCTGGCCAACAATAGCCACGATGAATGA
- a CDS encoding response regulator transcription factor, translated as MLLLDDIGGEVRRGLGHSAEQGSVTYRTVVLAEPHPIFTECLLNMLGIKREYTPVLDCAGLEQLLSAAPDREDTLLVLNLDATSSRGSAALNDVRKAYKHARLVLICDHTDDGLAHYALGNGADWVIYKTASVSELRSISKRIKSGISDEYIVAESEEVLERSGLYSKLANLTPKQMTILRYLRDGLLNKQIAYELGLTEATVKHHISLILKKLNCYRRTQAVAIANRMM; from the coding sequence ATGCTGCTGCTCGACGATATTGGAGGCGAGGTGCGCCGCGGATTGGGACATTCAGCCGAACAGGGCTCTGTCACATACCGTACCGTCGTCTTAGCCGAACCGCATCCTATCTTCACAGAATGCCTGCTAAACATGCTTGGCATCAAACGCGAATATACTCCGGTGCTGGATTGCGCGGGGCTTGAACAGCTTCTCAGCGCCGCTCCGGATAGAGAAGACACCTTGCTGGTGCTTAATCTGGACGCCACAAGCAGCCGAGGATCTGCCGCTTTGAATGATGTCCGCAAAGCTTACAAGCATGCGCGCCTTGTTCTGATTTGCGATCATACCGATGATGGACTGGCCCATTATGCGCTTGGCAATGGCGCTGATTGGGTCATTTACAAGACGGCTTCTGTTTCTGAGCTTCGTTCGATTTCCAAGCGCATCAAGTCTGGTATTTCGGATGAATATATCGTAGCGGAAAGCGAAGAAGTGCTCGAACGCTCCGGTCTCTATTCCAAGCTCGCTAACCTGACACCCAAGCAGATGACCATTCTGCGCTATCTTCGCGATGGTTTGCTGAATAAGCAGATTGCCTATGAGCTGGGGCTAACGGAAGCAACGGTCAAACACCATATTTCTTTAATCCTGAAAAAGCTCAACTGCTATCGTCGTACGCAAGCAGTCGCGATTGCAAACCGCATGATGTAA
- a CDS encoding ATP-binding protein — protein sequence MTQAGIASAPKEARFRLFGASPNSHEPHVSGPARLLADPSYFQRVREEPWLRRIIPAVILVFITMVGIMRADDLLGDREEIESTSSQQLQLIAALVTERVARQLDAFAQSVNASKTEARSGDTPSVAATGSKTEKPTEAEVEYAGEGLSSTATAASRPSKELRQSWLEKAMPASDISEKYQVYQTDATGMIVAAIPTLTNDMRKTQIDLLGRAQAFSTIGASAGVFDVTTSDNKDALATVRHLGGGRGAITVLVPTDELFMAWRADVTRNAITFVIMSAIILLIVYAFFSQGARAREADSIFEATVQRMDAALRHSRSGLWDWDLGNGHIYWSPSMFDLLGLEQSDELLNFATINERMHPEDGNLHQHVQDLLSSEQSMMDRRFRMRHEDGRWIWIQIRAELTVSPKDRLHLMGVVMDVSQQIEQAEHDKLADIRLRDAVDTISEAFVLWDKDSKLVLCNRPYRTLHNLPEDEEIIGLSYNEIMASGQPHVIDIEDDNDIDQSQILLDRVSTSPKAARSYKVQLADGRWLQISERRTRDGGFVSVGTDISNLKLQEQRLLESEQQLISSVADLRKSRQTLEMQAQQLVVLTEQYAKEKENAEIANRAKSQFLANISHELRTPLNAIIGFSEVMKQEIFGEHSTQKYKDYSKDIHSSGSYLLGLIDDILNMSRLEDGEVDLKPSELDLVSLVRETYESNIDELAQERQLSLKDELPDTLTAYADPNLIEQVLLNLLDNAVKFSQEGGQIALRGEIKDGYSYLTISDTGVGIPQDALDRMGNPFEQVQNQFTKSHKGSGLGLSISRTIICLSGGTMKIRSRIGQGTRITICLPSKIRGAIPDMATLSQTKHPHQLSATPH from the coding sequence ATGACGCAGGCCGGTATAGCCAGCGCGCCCAAAGAGGCAAGATTCAGACTATTCGGGGCATCCCCGAATAGTCACGAGCCTCATGTCTCCGGACCTGCACGCCTTTTGGCTGATCCCTCCTACTTTCAACGGGTCAGGGAAGAGCCTTGGCTGCGCCGCATCATTCCCGCCGTTATTCTCGTGTTTATCACGATGGTCGGTATCATGCGCGCCGATGATCTACTGGGTGACCGTGAAGAGATCGAGTCCACCTCCAGCCAGCAGTTGCAGCTCATAGCGGCGTTGGTTACCGAGCGCGTTGCCCGGCAATTGGATGCGTTTGCGCAGAGCGTCAATGCAAGCAAAACAGAGGCCCGATCCGGCGACACCCCTTCCGTTGCCGCGACTGGTTCCAAGACGGAAAAACCGACCGAAGCAGAAGTTGAATATGCTGGTGAAGGCTTGAGCTCAACGGCAACCGCCGCAAGTCGTCCAAGCAAGGAATTGCGGCAGAGCTGGCTCGAGAAAGCCATGCCAGCGAGCGATATTTCAGAAAAGTATCAAGTCTATCAGACTGATGCGACAGGCATGATCGTTGCTGCCATCCCCACTCTCACCAATGACATGCGCAAAACGCAAATCGATCTGCTGGGGCGTGCTCAGGCTTTTTCAACCATTGGCGCAAGCGCTGGTGTGTTTGATGTAACCACCAGTGACAACAAGGATGCATTGGCAACGGTTCGACATCTGGGGGGCGGACGCGGCGCTATCACCGTGTTGGTACCCACCGATGAACTGTTCATGGCATGGCGCGCAGACGTTACCCGCAATGCAATCACCTTTGTCATAATGAGCGCGATCATTCTACTGATCGTCTACGCCTTTTTCAGTCAGGGCGCCCGCGCCAGAGAAGCCGATAGCATCTTTGAAGCCACCGTGCAGAGAATGGATGCCGCCTTGCGCCACTCCCGCTCCGGCTTGTGGGACTGGGACCTGGGCAATGGCCATATCTATTGGTCCCCTTCCATGTTTGATCTGCTTGGACTGGAGCAATCGGACGAATTGCTAAATTTTGCCACCATCAATGAGCGCATGCATCCCGAGGATGGCAATCTACATCAGCATGTTCAGGATCTCCTGTCTTCAGAACAATCAATGATGGATCGACGGTTCCGGATGCGACATGAAGATGGTCGCTGGATCTGGATCCAGATCCGAGCAGAGCTGACAGTATCACCCAAAGACCGTCTGCATTTGATGGGTGTTGTCATGGATGTTTCCCAGCAAATTGAGCAGGCTGAACATGACAAACTGGCGGACATCCGTCTCAGAGATGCCGTAGACACCATTTCTGAAGCCTTCGTTCTGTGGGATAAAGACAGCAAGCTGGTGCTCTGCAACCGTCCGTATCGCACGCTGCACAATCTGCCGGAAGATGAAGAAATTATAGGCCTAAGCTACAATGAAATCATGGCTTCCGGCCAGCCGCATGTCATAGATATTGAAGATGACAACGACATTGATCAAAGCCAGATTTTGCTTGACCGCGTGAGCACCTCGCCCAAAGCTGCGCGCAGCTACAAGGTTCAGCTCGCCGATGGCCGCTGGCTGCAAATCAGCGAACGCCGCACGCGCGATGGTGGTTTTGTTTCAGTGGGTACGGATATTTCCAATCTCAAGCTGCAGGAACAGCGCTTGCTGGAAAGCGAACAGCAGCTCATTTCTTCTGTAGCCGATCTCAGAAAATCACGACAGACACTGGAAATGCAGGCTCAGCAGCTGGTGGTTCTTACCGAACAATATGCCAAGGAAAAAGAGAATGCGGAAATCGCCAACCGTGCGAAATCTCAGTTTCTGGCGAATATCTCACACGAATTGCGCACGCCTCTCAATGCCATTATCGGCTTTTCCGAGGTCATGAAACAGGAGATCTTTGGCGAGCATTCAACGCAGAAATACAAGGACTATTCAAAGGACATTCATTCAAGCGGATCTTATCTACTAGGCCTCATCGACGACATCCTGAATATGTCCCGTCTGGAAGATGGCGAAGTCGACCTCAAGCCATCGGAGCTTGATCTTGTCTCCCTCGTCAGGGAGACTTATGAAAGCAACATTGATGAATTGGCGCAAGAGCGCCAGCTTTCCTTGAAGGATGAACTGCCAGACACGCTTACGGCCTATGCAGACCCCAATCTGATTGAGCAGGTTCTGCTCAACCTGCTCGACAATGCTGTGAAATTCTCTCAGGAAGGTGGCCAGATCGCTCTCAGAGGAGAAATCAAGGACGGCTACAGCTATCTGACCATTTCGGATACAGGCGTTGGTATCCCGCAGGATGCTCTCGATCGGATGGGGAACCCGTTTGAGCAGGTGCAAAACCAATTCACCAAGAGCCATAAAGGCTCGGGTCTGGGCTTATCCATCTCGCGAACAATCATCTGCCTTTCCGGTGGCACGATGAAGATCCGCTCAAGGATCGGTCAAGGCACGCGCATTACCATTTGCTTGCCCAGTAAGATACGTGGCGCAATACCGGATATGGCAACACTCAGCCAAACCAAGCATCCGCACCAATTGAGTGCCACGCCCCACTAG
- a CDS encoding bifunctional [glutamine synthetase] adenylyltransferase/[glutamine synthetase]-adenylyl-L-tyrosine phosphorylase: MSAAKIGNGVDAFWLDGQALPQNGDLDEQLSLLMESCQKLKEGDPKAGPALATLDAALKHEHLKGLLAGICSTSSFLRDLMVQKPVRVSEILGQAADERIKALATSAIDEVHDSEASVMSHLRLIKQDAALTIALADLAGLWTVKQVTNALTKIADATLRGALRFVLKDYHRRGKVTLPHPDDPELECGFVALAMGKHGAGELNYSSDIDLIILYDSQSGCCDDPYEMNRTYVRFTRQLVKIMQERTADGYVFRTDLRLRPDPGSTPPAVAILAALQYYESMGQNWERAALIKARPCAGDIAAGDAFLQEINPFIWRKYFDYAALADVHSIKRQIHAHKGHGSVAVNGHNVKLGRGGIREIEFFVQTQQLIAGGRNPDLRGRETIPMLSELVGLTWISERARDELSQCYEFLRKVEHRIQMQRDEQTHMMPQSDEGVAEIGRMMGYASVDAFKRDLRDTLECVQGHYSNLFKEEQALGAEGGGNLVFTGEEYDPSTIETLTEMGFQNPKEVINTIRSWHFGRYPAMRSAKARERLTEFTPDLLAALGKTNNPDTSFLSFHAFLKGLPSGVQVFSLLRNNPQLFETLIIILGAAPRLARTMARRPRVIDALLDPAFLGDILERDYLDAQLQKVLSEATCFEDALDSARIFGQEQLFLIGVRILMGIISASQAGAAYAMLAGVIIRHMLVNSQKELEERHGKMPGGQVAVIAMGKLGGREMTASSDLDLMLIYDFDENIKFSDGKKPLAASQYYARLTQRLITALSAPTAEGDLYDVDFRLRPSGNSGPLATSFKSFTSYHTSDAWTWEHMALTRARIIAGDDAFCKKVRQEIVSILSRQRDEQRIKRDIAQMRARIEREKHTTDIWNIKQVPGGLVDVEFIAQGLQLMHAYKHPEILHASTDQSLRLCVDRGLVDNADADILLPAIRLYHDVTQILRVCLSESFDPNKAATALKDVVVRASQEIDMRSLEEKLREYQSDARACFVRLVGPVEEGKD, from the coding sequence ATGAGTGCCGCTAAAATCGGGAACGGCGTTGATGCATTTTGGCTGGACGGACAAGCTCTTCCGCAAAACGGAGATCTGGATGAACAACTGTCCTTACTGATGGAGAGTTGTCAGAAGCTGAAAGAAGGCGACCCCAAAGCCGGGCCTGCGCTTGCTACGCTCGATGCTGCCTTGAAGCACGAACACCTCAAGGGCTTGTTGGCCGGTATTTGCAGCACTTCCTCTTTCTTGCGCGACTTGATGGTGCAGAAGCCCGTGCGGGTTTCTGAAATCCTTGGTCAGGCAGCGGATGAACGCATCAAGGCTTTGGCGACAAGCGCCATTGATGAAGTCCACGATAGTGAAGCATCCGTCATGAGTCATCTGCGCTTGATCAAGCAAGACGCAGCCCTGACGATTGCGCTGGCTGATCTCGCTGGGCTTTGGACCGTGAAGCAGGTCACCAATGCCTTAACGAAGATTGCCGATGCCACTCTTCGCGGTGCTTTACGCTTTGTCCTCAAGGATTACCATCGCCGTGGCAAGGTCACGCTGCCACATCCGGATGATCCCGAGCTGGAATGCGGCTTTGTCGCGCTTGCCATGGGCAAACATGGTGCTGGCGAGCTTAATTATTCTTCCGATATCGATTTGATAATTCTTTATGATTCCCAAAGTGGCTGTTGTGACGATCCCTATGAGATGAACCGGACCTATGTTCGCTTTACCCGGCAACTCGTCAAGATCATGCAGGAGCGAACCGCGGATGGCTATGTCTTCCGTACGGATTTGCGTCTGCGTCCCGATCCGGGGTCAACCCCGCCAGCCGTGGCTATTCTGGCAGCGTTGCAATATTATGAGAGTATGGGGCAAAACTGGGAACGTGCGGCCCTGATCAAGGCTCGCCCATGCGCTGGCGACATCGCCGCTGGGGATGCCTTCCTGCAGGAAATCAACCCCTTTATCTGGCGCAAGTATTTTGATTATGCAGCGCTCGCCGATGTGCATTCGATCAAACGTCAAATCCATGCGCACAAGGGGCACGGCTCGGTTGCCGTTAACGGGCATAATGTGAAGCTGGGGCGGGGCGGAATCCGTGAGATCGAGTTTTTCGTTCAAACCCAGCAACTCATTGCAGGGGGCCGCAATCCCGATTTGCGTGGCAGGGAAACCATTCCCATGCTATCCGAACTCGTCGGCCTGACCTGGATATCAGAGCGCGCTCGTGATGAGTTGAGCCAATGCTACGAGTTCCTGCGCAAGGTCGAGCATCGCATTCAGATGCAACGCGATGAGCAGACCCACATGATGCCTCAAAGCGACGAAGGCGTTGCGGAAATCGGCCGCATGATGGGCTATGCATCTGTCGATGCCTTCAAGCGAGATTTGCGCGACACACTGGAATGCGTCCAAGGCCATTATTCCAATCTCTTTAAGGAAGAGCAGGCTTTGGGGGCTGAGGGTGGTGGCAATCTTGTCTTCACGGGTGAGGAATATGATCCCAGCACGATAGAGACCTTGACTGAAATGGGGTTCCAGAATCCCAAAGAGGTGATCAATACCATTCGCAGTTGGCATTTCGGGCGCTACCCGGCCATGCGCTCCGCCAAGGCTCGGGAACGTCTGACAGAGTTCACCCCTGATCTATTGGCCGCTCTGGGCAAAACGAACAATCCAGATACTTCCTTCCTGTCTTTCCATGCCTTTCTCAAGGGGCTGCCATCAGGGGTGCAGGTCTTTTCTCTTCTGCGCAACAACCCGCAACTTTTCGAAACCCTGATCATCATCCTTGGGGCTGCGCCACGTCTTGCTCGGACCATGGCGCGACGGCCACGGGTGATCGATGCGTTGCTTGATCCGGCTTTTCTGGGCGATATTCTGGAGCGCGACTATCTGGATGCGCAGCTGCAAAAGGTGCTCTCGGAGGCCACTTGCTTTGAGGATGCTCTTGATTCAGCCCGGATCTTCGGACAGGAGCAATTGTTCCTCATCGGAGTACGCATTCTTATGGGCATCATTTCGGCCTCACAGGCCGGAGCCGCTTACGCGATGTTGGCCGGTGTGATCATCCGGCACATGTTGGTTAATTCCCAAAAGGAACTTGAAGAGCGCCACGGCAAGATGCCTGGCGGGCAGGTTGCTGTGATCGCCATGGGCAAGTTGGGCGGGCGTGAGATGACCGCTTCATCTGACCTCGACCTCATGCTGATCTATGATTTTGATGAGAACATCAAATTTTCTGACGGAAAGAAGCCTCTGGCCGCAAGTCAATATTATGCGCGGCTCACTCAGCGTCTTATCACGGCTCTCTCTGCACCGACAGCAGAGGGGGATCTCTATGATGTGGATTTCCGCCTGAGACCCTCCGGCAATTCCGGTCCATTGGCGACATCCTTTAAGTCCTTCACGAGCTATCACACTTCTGATGCCTGGACATGGGAGCATATGGCGCTCACGCGTGCCCGGATTATTGCGGGCGACGATGCCTTTTGCAAAAAGGTGCGTCAGGAGATCGTCTCGATCCTGTCTCGTCAACGAGATGAGCAACGCATCAAACGAGACATTGCCCAGATGCGTGCCCGCATCGAGCGGGAGAAGCACACCACCGACATCTGGAATATCAAACAGGTGCCAGGTGGGCTGGTGGATGTAGAATTCATTGCGCAAGGGCTTCAGCTCATGCATGCGTATAAACACCCCGAGATATTGCATGCCAGCACGGACCAAAGCTTGCGCCTTTGCGTTGACAGAGGGCTGGTGGATAATGCTGACGCCGATATCTTGTTGCCTGCCATTCGCCTCTATCACGATGTCACGCAAATCCTGCGTGTGTGCCTGTCCGAGAGCTTTGACCCCAACAAGGCAGCCACGGCGCTCAAGGATGTTGTTGTTCGTGCCTCGCAAGAGATCGACATGAGAAGTCTTGAAGAAAAGCTCAGGGAATATCAGTCAGATGCCAGAGCCTGCTTTGTTCGTCTGGTCGGACCGGTGGAGGAAGGCAAAGACTAG
- the pepN gene encoding aminopeptidase N, which yields MSQDNSVVRLEDYTPTPYSIDHVSLTVRLDPLETVVTSTLSIAPRDGGSKDAALKLDGDDLVFVSARLNGNVLDAGTYSAAPDQFILNTPPHEAFTLELVTRLAPQKNTQLMGLYRSNGAYCTQCEAEGFRRITYFYDRPDVLSVYDVRIEAPTEVKYLLANGNIVDSGSMAPPEGHTKDQAWHYACWQDPFPKPSYLFALVAGDLARVEDHFVTRSGRDITLHIYVEHGKEDRVDHAMDSLKRSMKWDEDVFDREYDLDIFMIVAVSDFNMGAMENKGLNVFNDKYVLAKPETATDTDYALIEGVIAHEYFHNWTGNRITCRDWFQLCLKEGLTVFRDQEFSSDMRSRPVKRISDVQQLRARQFPEDSGPLAHQVRPEVYSEINNFYTSTVYEKGAEVCRMLETMLGKEGFKAGIDLYFDRFDGQAVTIEDFIASFEDACSVDLSQFALWYSQAGTPNLVATYSYDAARQQLSLSIEQSCPPTPGQPTKKVMHIPVRFGLVGRDGSPVGFASVIDAISGEEIGKSDCSVLEIRDRQHKFTLTGVSKDAIPSLLRGFSAPVHLRSNLTHEDYLCLMGHDTDPFNRWEAAQFILMDHLVQQTRALQSGAATKTDKLDDSILDALKACLLNDSLECAFRAQLLQLPIESDVAREIGTNVDPDAIHQAREGLRHALSTALGDSIIELYKELESNGSSFQSDAQSAGRRALRNGLLDLALARKEQAISDLAVAHYHSATNMTDRFAALASLTRNEIPAANALLEDFHAEFTHDALVIDKWLSLQASAPQETTLQRVKDLLSHPSFSMNNPNRVRSLIGAFAMNNQVQFNRKDGQGFKLVADIIIELDKSNPQTAARLANNFRSWKALEAERQTQAKKELLRIAQTKNLSKDVADIANRCLQ from the coding sequence ATGTCCCAAGATAATAGCGTCGTAAGACTTGAAGACTACACCCCTACGCCCTACTCGATTGATCACGTTTCCCTGACTGTTCGGCTAGACCCGCTTGAAACCGTTGTGACGTCGACCTTGTCGATTGCCCCCAGAGACGGGGGCTCCAAGGATGCGGCGCTCAAACTGGATGGAGACGATCTCGTTTTTGTTTCGGCGCGTTTGAATGGCAACGTCCTTGACGCCGGCACCTACAGTGCCGCACCAGATCAGTTCATTCTGAACACCCCGCCGCATGAAGCCTTTACGCTGGAGCTGGTAACCCGGCTTGCCCCGCAAAAGAACACGCAGCTCATGGGCCTCTACCGGTCCAATGGCGCCTATTGCACCCAATGCGAAGCAGAAGGCTTCCGCCGCATCACCTATTTCTACGACAGACCGGACGTGCTCAGCGTCTATGATGTGCGCATTGAAGCCCCTACCGAGGTAAAATACCTGCTGGCCAACGGTAACATCGTTGATAGCGGCTCCATGGCACCTCCTGAAGGGCACACAAAGGATCAAGCCTGGCATTATGCCTGTTGGCAAGACCCCTTCCCCAAGCCCTCATATCTGTTTGCTCTTGTGGCTGGCGATTTGGCTCGCGTGGAAGATCATTTTGTCACGCGCTCAGGCCGAGACATAACACTTCATATTTATGTGGAGCACGGCAAGGAAGATCGCGTCGATCACGCCATGGATTCGCTCAAGCGGTCCATGAAGTGGGACGAGGATGTGTTCGATCGCGAATATGATCTCGACATATTCATGATCGTGGCTGTGTCCGACTTTAATATGGGCGCCATGGAGAATAAGGGGCTCAATGTTTTCAACGACAAATATGTTTTGGCAAAGCCCGAGACGGCAACTGACACCGATTATGCTCTGATCGAAGGTGTAATCGCACATGAATATTTTCATAACTGGACGGGCAACAGGATCACCTGTCGCGACTGGTTCCAGCTTTGCCTGAAGGAAGGCCTCACGGTTTTCCGTGATCAGGAATTCTCTTCCGACATGCGCTCCCGTCCGGTCAAGCGCATTTCAGATGTGCAGCAACTGCGCGCACGCCAGTTCCCCGAAGATAGCGGTCCTCTTGCCCATCAGGTGCGGCCGGAAGTCTATTCAGAGATCAACAATTTCTATACCTCGACTGTTTATGAAAAAGGCGCCGAGGTCTGCCGGATGCTCGAAACCATGCTGGGCAAAGAGGGCTTCAAGGCGGGTATCGATCTCTATTTCGACCGCTTCGATGGACAGGCTGTCACGATCGAGGATTTCATTGCCTCCTTCGAAGATGCCTGCTCGGTCGACCTCTCCCAGTTTGCGCTATGGTATAGTCAGGCGGGGACACCCAATCTGGTTGCTACTTATTCCTATGATGCAGCGCGTCAACAATTGTCCCTTTCTATCGAACAGTCCTGTCCACCAACCCCTGGACAACCAACCAAGAAGGTCATGCATATTCCGGTTCGCTTCGGGCTGGTTGGGCGCGATGGCAGTCCGGTTGGATTTGCCTCGGTCATTGATGCAATTTCGGGCGAGGAAATCGGCAAATCTGATTGCTCCGTTCTGGAGATCCGAGACCGTCAGCATAAATTCACCCTCACCGGTGTCAGCAAGGATGCAATCCCATCTCTGTTGCGAGGCTTCTCCGCTCCGGTGCATCTGCGTTCCAACTTGACCCATGAAGACTATCTTTGCCTGATGGGACATGACACAGATCCGTTCAATCGCTGGGAAGCCGCACAGTTCATTCTGATGGACCATCTGGTACAACAGACCCGTGCTTTGCAGTCTGGTGCGGCTACAAAGACAGATAAGCTGGACGACAGCATTCTGGACGCCCTCAAAGCCTGTCTTTTGAATGATAGCTTGGAATGCGCCTTCCGTGCGCAATTGCTTCAGCTTCCAATTGAATCCGATGTTGCTCGCGAAATCGGCACCAATGTAGATCCCGATGCCATTCATCAAGCTCGCGAAGGCTTGCGCCATGCGCTTTCAACCGCCTTGGGCGATAGCATCATTGAGCTCTACAAGGAACTGGAAAGCAATGGCTCCAGCTTCCAATCAGATGCACAGTCAGCGGGACGCCGGGCGCTTCGCAATGGGCTGCTTGATTTGGCTCTTGCCCGCAAGGAGCAAGCTATATCCGATCTGGCAGTGGCACATTATCATAGTGCGACCAATATGACGGACCGTTTCGCGGCGCTTGCCAGCCTGACGCGCAATGAAATACCAGCAGCCAATGCGCTGCTTGAGGATTTCCACGCTGAATTCACACATGATGCACTGGTTATCGACAAGTGGTTGTCTCTGCAAGCCTCAGCTCCGCAAGAAACAACATTGCAACGGGTCAAAGATCTGCTCTCCCATCCATCCTTCTCGATGAACAACCCGAACCGTGTGCGCTCGCTCATCGGAGCCTTTGCCATGAACAATCAGGTGCAGTTCAATCGCAAGGACGGACAAGGGTTTAAGCTGGTCGCAGATATCATCATAGAACTGGACAAATCCAACCCTCAAACAGCAGCTCGACTGGCGAACAATTTCCGCTCCTGGAAAGCACTGGAAGCCGAACGGCAGACGCAAGCGAAGAAAGAGCTTCTTAGAATCGCGCAAACCAAGAACCTGTCGAAAGATGTTGCTGATATCGCCAATCGGTGCTTGCAATGA